The following proteins are co-located in the Microbulbifer sp. VAAF005 genome:
- a CDS encoding transposase encodes MQKLAAIFALDIAAYAVMSNHYHVVLYIDAKTARTWSDTEVIFRWQELFKASNLAQHFIQGTALDCSEKNKLKELIELWRERLMDISWFMRCINESIVRQANAEDRCTSRFWEGGFKSQGLLDERALAACMAYVDLNPIRADIAKKPEDSDHTSIQQRVRAVISGEQPKELLPFVGGERLNMPKGLPFQLDHYLALVNWSGRHLGPKKRGAISQKTAPILEWLGISAKHWLYLNRNFESRFKGLVGSAEVVRQACIQLNKRWA; translated from the coding sequence ATGCAAAAGCTAGCTGCTATCTTTGCGCTGGATATCGCTGCTTATGCGGTAATGAGTAATCACTACCATGTGGTGCTCTATATTGATGCTAAAACGGCCAGAACTTGGTCTGATACTGAGGTCATTTTCCGCTGGCAGGAATTATTTAAAGCTTCTAATTTGGCTCAGCACTTCATTCAGGGCACTGCACTGGATTGCAGTGAAAAGAACAAGCTTAAGGAGCTGATCGAGCTGTGGCGAGAGCGATTAATGGATATCAGTTGGTTTATGCGCTGCATAAACGAATCTATTGTTCGCCAAGCCAATGCAGAAGATCGCTGTACTAGCCGCTTCTGGGAGGGCGGTTTCAAGTCTCAGGGGCTATTGGATGAAAGAGCCTTGGCTGCCTGCATGGCCTATGTTGATCTCAATCCTATCCGTGCCGATATTGCAAAAAAACCGGAGGACTCGGATCACACGTCCATTCAACAGCGTGTTCGCGCTGTGATCTCAGGTGAGCAGCCTAAAGAGCTGCTACCGTTTGTGGGCGGCGAGCGCCTTAATATGCCGAAAGGGTTGCCCTTTCAATTGGATCACTATTTGGCGTTAGTAAACTGGAGTGGCCGGCATTTAGGCCCCAAAAAGCGCGGTGCCATTTCTCAAAAGACGGCCCCTATCCTTGAGTGGCTGGGCATCTCGGCAAAACACTGGCTCTATCTTAATCGGAACTTTGAAAGCCGCTTTAAAGGATTGGTGGGATCAGCAGAGGTTGTACGGCAAGCCTGTATTCAGCTCAATAAACGCTGGGCATAG
- a CDS encoding DUF1629 domain-containing protein has translation MTIYTIELSDDNNCTFTPKDEVRSIETHGSLLSKGKELEWPHSLEVSLEDECEIKDFSFIQSGSLVISNNVKVIIGEELEKFGQLLTITYNNKTFWLWNVTQSLDALDHGQSSFNRYGSVSRPVFKKDLPEQILAFKIKEDNFSTIFCNSYLKDLIQANNFNGVSFEAKASA, from the coding sequence ATGACAATTTATACAATTGAACTATCTGATGACAACAATTGTACGTTCACTCCAAAAGATGAAGTTAGATCCATAGAAACCCATGGTTCTCTACTATCTAAAGGGAAAGAGTTAGAGTGGCCTCATTCTCTTGAAGTATCGTTAGAGGATGAATGCGAGATAAAAGATTTTTCATTCATTCAATCTGGATCATTAGTAATATCGAATAATGTGAAAGTTATAATAGGCGAAGAACTGGAAAAGTTTGGACAGCTATTAACCATAACATATAACAATAAAACTTTTTGGTTATGGAATGTTACACAATCATTAGATGCTCTAGATCATGGCCAATCATCTTTTAATCGTTATGGGAGTGTATCGCGCCCTGTATTTAAAAAAGATTTGCCTGAGCAAATTCTAGCTTTCAAAATTAAAGAAGATAATTTTTCAACAATATTCTGTAATTCATACCTAAAAGACCTGATTCAAGCTAATAATTTCAACGGTGTTTCTTTCGAGGCCAAGGCTTCAGCATAA
- a CDS encoding transposase DNA-binding-containing protein, whose product MGDTRLNKHLSNILSSLRSDPKNSIPCANKTWAETFAAYGFIENGKVNFDSIMSGHKSATLERIKAQPVVLIPQDTTFLNFATDLESKEMGTLRRKETNLIQSVHYEKHLLSNPH is encoded by the coding sequence ATGGGTGATACACGCTTGAATAAACACTTGTCCAATATTCTTAGTAGTTTAAGATCCGATCCAAAGAACAGTATTCCCTGCGCAAACAAAACTTGGGCAGAAACGTTTGCGGCTTATGGCTTTATCGAAAATGGTAAAGTCAACTTTGACTCTATTATGAGTGGCCATAAATCGGCAACTCTTGAAAGGATCAAAGCGCAGCCCGTTGTTCTTATCCCTCAGGATACAACCTTTCTAAATTTTGCCACTGACCTAGAAAGTAAAGAGATGGGAACACTTAGGCGTAAAGAGACCAATCTGATCCAGAGCGTCCATTATGAGAAACACCTCTTAAGCAACCCACACTAA